The Marinitoga litoralis genomic interval GGGGTGAAATAACATCATTGTATGGTTGGAGAATACATCCAATATATAATGAAAAAAGATTTCATTCTGGTGTGGATATAGCATTAAGTGAAGGACTTCCAATATTAGCTTCAGTTACAGGAAAAGTAGTAGAAGTAAAAAAAGATGATGGATATGGCATATACGTTAAAATAAAAGCAGGGAAACATTATTATATCTATGCACATATGTCAGAAGCATTGGCTGTTCCTGGCTCAATAGTTAAAAAAGGTGAAGTTATAGGTAGGGTTGGTTCTACAGGCATATCAACAGGTCCTCATGTTCATTTTGAAGTAAGAACATTAGCAGATAAATCTGTAGATCCTATGGGATTATTACCTGGTTATAATTATGCACATGTAGAAATAGAAAAAAATTATATGGGTGGAAACTAATATGAAAAAGCATATATCAATATTATTATTTTTTCTTTTAATAATATCATTGTTTTCTAAAGAAGTATATTTACAATGGAAAAAAGTTGATAATAATTATTACATTGAGAAAAACGGTACAGTTTTTCTCAATGTTTCTTCTTTAGAAAGATTAGATTATAATATTTTAGGCATGTCAGAAAACATGTTTATCATAAAATTTGATGATACATGGTCTGCTGTAGTGTTCCCAAAATCAAAAATTGCTATTATTAATTCATCAGAAAGTATTATATTATCATCAAATGATTTTATTTATCAAAACAATACGTATTATATAAACGTAAAAACATTAGCAAATCTTGCTAATTTAGAGTATATAGAAAATTCTAAAGGATATTATTTAAATTATAAGCTTGCAAAATTAAAAACCATAGATGGATTTTTAATGAATGATAAGCTTAGGGTAATAATGGAATTTTCTACACATCCCGATAAATATGAGATATATTCTTTAACCTCCGTACCTGGCTATCTTATTAAAATTTATGGAGTAGAAATTCCAGAAGTATCTTTTTCAAAGGATTTTAATAATAGATTTTTAAGTAGAATAAAAGCTATGCAACATTCTACAAAAGAAATATGGGTAACAATAATATTAGGTGGAGAACCTAAAAAATATACAGAAATATTAGAGAATGGTAGGATTATAATTGACATTGAAATGACAGAAGATTTTACTAAACCAGTTGTGGTTTTAGATCCTGGTCATGGTGCCTATGACCCTGGTACACTAGGATTCCTAGGAACAAAAGAAAAAGATGTTGCATTAAAAGTAGCATTAAAAACAAAGGAATTATTAAAAGGTAAAAATATAAATATATATTTAACTAGAGATATAGATAAATTTGTAGAATTATATGATAGGGCAAAAATATCAAATGATTTACACGCAGATTTATTTATTAGTATTCATTTAAACTCATATTTAGAAAATAGAAGTACTAGAGGTTCTGAAATATATTATTTTTCATTTTCAGATGATGCGTATGCAAGAAAAATAGCAAGAAAAGAAAATATAGATAGCGAAGATGTAATAGAATCTAGGGTAATAGAAAAGAAAAATTCAATTCCAGAAAGTAAAGAAATTGCAGAAATATTAAAAAAACATATAAAAGATAATAAGATACCATTTAGATCAATAAAAGCTGCAGAATTTGCTGTTTTAGCATATACAAAATGCCCAGCAGTTTTATTTGAATTAGAATTTTTATCAAATCCTATAGTTGAAATGAATTTTAAATCTGGTGTATATATAGATTTATTTGCGAAAATAATTGCAGATTCTATTTTAGAATATTTTGGTATAAAATAAAAATTAACAAATTAGTTTCGAAAATTTTTCTTGATTTATACCCCAACTTATGTTATAATATACTTTGGAAGTTGTTCCGGCGTAGCTCAACGGTAGAGCGGGTGGCTGTTAACCACTAGGCTGGGGGTTCGAATCCCTCCGCCGGAGCCATTTTTCAAAAATGTCCAGCGAAAGCTGGACATTTTTTTATAGTTTGAACTTAATGATAATTTTAACAGTCAAAATGCGTGATATATTATATATTTTTTTATATTTGTAAAAATTAATAAATATGTGGTATAATATAAAAAAACGTGGAGGTGTTAATATGAAAAAGTATGTATATTTAACATTATTATTAGTATTGGTTTTTGTTCTTAGTGGTTGTTTGGTTAAACCAGAACCAGAGGTTGATCCAAATAAAGAAATAGCAAGTAGCGTATATGATTTAAATCAAATTCAACCATTAGCAAAAATGTATAGTGATTTTGTAGAGTCACAAAAAGAAATTACAAAAACAATTAATTTTGAAGCTAGTCCATTTGATACATTAATTAACGGAGCTACACCAGCAGTATTTTATAGTAATTATAAATCACAAACAAATCAAACAAAAGATAAAATAAGTGTTCCAGAAAACTTTGATCCTGAGAATTTAAATTGGGATGACTTGTTAGAAGGATATAATGGTGACAATAATTATTGGGTAGGATTTATAATGGAACCAGTAAACGATGTATATCCAGATGATAATAACTTAGATATTCCTGGATATAAGATAGAATTACACATATACCCAAAAGTTCAAATGAATGTAAATTTATATGAACGTGTAGAAAGATATATGGTAAGAGAAGATGCATGGTATGTAGTGGATTATTATGACAATAATGAAGTATATTATATTGATGGAGAAAAAGTAATTAGTAAAGATGGAAAAATAAGAGAAATAGAAACAGTTGTAGAATTTGCAAAAAACTTAAATGAAGAAGGCTATCCATTATTTACAGTAAACGGAGAAGTGCCAGATGTACTTGCAAATTTATCATTATATGATTATGATTATGAACCAACAAAACAAGGAACAGGGGTATATTGGATACATACAACATCGACATTTGATCCATCATATTTAAAAGGAAATTATGAAAAAAATAGTGAAAGATTCTATTCGGAAAAAGATAATGTAGGAACAGAATTTTTAAAGATTTATACAAAAATGCCAGATCATGGAAATTATTATAAGCAAACAAAGACAGTTCAAAGAAATAAACAAGAAACAAATTATATGGAATTAAAAGAATTAGCAATAGAAAAATCAGTGGATAATAAAGATAAAGTAAAAGGTGATGGAGTAGGATATGTAAATGAATATATAAGAGATGAAAAAGATGGAACAGATTATCAAAAATTAGGATTTATATTATGGAAAGATAGCAATAATATATCAGAAAATAATTGGGATTACAAAGAAACATTAGAAATAGAAGAAATAGCAAATGATACTTGGACAGGAACAAGAACGAGTTTTGATAAAGAAACAAATATAGAAGTTACATGGAAAATAAGCATAGTAAAATCAGAAGATGCACCATGGTATACATTAAGATATAGTAATAAAACAGAAGTACAAAAATCAGTAAATGATGAGAAAGTATTATTCACATTTGATGGAACAAATGTAAATGTAAAAAATTTAGAAATAGATGGAGGAGTATTTACAGGAATATATAATAATGGTGTATTTGAAGGAACATATACAAAAAACGGAAAAGAATATAATGTAGCAGTTTCAAAAACATTAGTAATATTAAATGATAGCGAATATACATTCTAATATAAAATATAACCCCTCTTTTAGAGGGGTTTATTATTTTGCAGGCTCAACGTATAGCGTCTTAAAATTATTATAAAGAATCATGCCAGGTTTTGCACCTTTAGGTTTCCAGACATGTTTCTTTTGTGTATAATCAATAGAAACCTTTGAAGAATATCTTCCCTTTGAATATTTTGCGGCTAAAGATGCAGCAAATAACAAAACATCTTCAGGAACTTCCTGCTTATTTGATTTAATAATTACATGTGCACCTGGAATGCCTTGAGCATGTAACCAAATATCGTCTCTATCTGCTTCTCTTGTAATCTTATCATTTTGTATATTATTTTTTCCTACTAAAATTTTAAATCCATTATAATAAAATTCATATGGGTTCGACTCTTTTCTTTTCATTTTCTTTTTTGACGATTTTTCGGTAATTAGTCTTTCATTAATCATCTCTTCTTTTATTTCTTGCAATGTTTCAATATCCTCTGCTAAATCTATGCTTTGCCATAATTGATATAAATAATCAATCATTTCTTTTGTTATTTTCAATCTTTCTTTTAAATGCTCTGATTTCGATTTAAGTTTTTGTACTTTTTTAAATATAATTTGTAAATTTTCATTAGGTGTTTTTAGAGGATTTAATTTAATTTGTACATTTTCTTCAGTTTCCCAATCATATACAATAATGTGATCAGTTTTTTCTTTAAATTGATATAAATACGCTTGTAATAATCTTCCTTGTTTTTCTAAAATAGGAATATCTTTTAATTCGTTTTCTTCCTTTTTTAGTTTTTTATACAACTTTTCATATTTCTCAATTTCTTTAATTACCGTTTTTTCTAATTTCTTTTTTAACTCAGTAAATCTAGAATTAATACTGTTAATTTCAAAGAAATTTAGTAATCCTTTAGATGGTGAATTGAAAGTTTCATATTCATAATTAACTGGTCTAAATGAAAGTATTTCTTTTTTCCCATTATAATCAAAAATGTATACATTATTATTATCTAAAAATTCTGATATAAAAGAGAAATAATCATATTTATCCAAATAATCAAAAAACAAAATTTTACTAATTTTCGAAAAGCCCATTAATTGTTTTATTGTATCAAAATCAACCTTTTCATGTTCTAATACATTTATATATTCAGTATTATAAAATGGGAAATACTCTGCACCAGGCATAATACTTCTATTAGAAGTTATACCTTTTTTTAATGCATCTAATATTTTATTCTTTTCATCGACTAAAAGAATATTAGAATTTCTTCCCATTAATTCAAAATATAATTTGAAATTTTTTAGTTCAAATGTCTCGTCGATAACAGATAAATCTATATAGCCAAGTCTATCTAATCCTAATTGTTCTATCTTATTTATCTTTGCATTTTTAATTCTTTTTCTTAAAAACATAGAAAAATTTTGTGGAGTATCTGGCATATTTGGTTTTTCATCTAAAGAAATCAAATATGATGGATTTTTTAATACAAAAAGTAAAAATCCATTTTGTAATTGCAGTAATACTTCATCATTTACTGGTTGATATATATTTCTAATTTTTTGACCTTCAAACTTTTTTGCTTCTCTAATTGATTTATTTAAAAATAATCCATCAATAGGCATAATCTCCCCCGTTATTTTTCATCTTCATTAATTTTTAATATAGCTAAGAAAGCATTTTGAGGTATAGTAACACTACCAATTTGTCTCATTCTCTTTTTACCTTCTTTTTGTTTTTCAAGTAATTTCATTTTTCTTGTTATATCTCCACCATAACATTTTGCAAGAACATCCTTCCTATATGCTTTAATAGTTGATCTAGCAATAATTCTTCCGTCACCTTTTGCTTGAATAGGAATTTCAAATTGATGTTTTGGAATTAAATCCTTTAATTTATCTACCATTTTTTTAGATACTTCAAACAATTTACTCCTATGAACAATAAAAGATAATGCTTCTACAGGTTCTCTGTTAACTAAGATAGTAACTTTTAATAAATCAGATTTTCTGTAACCAATTAATTCATAATCCATAGAAGCATAACCTCTACTAATTGCTTTCATTCTATCGAAAAAGTCAAATATTATTTCTCCTAATGGAACTTCAAAATGCATAACAACCCTATCTTTACCAGCATTAGAAACAGATTTGAATTCTCCTCTTTTTTCATTTTGTACAACACCCATTAAGCCACCCATGTATTCAGTAGGTGTAATAATATCTAATTTTACATATGGTTCGTATGCTTCTTCTAAAATATCTTGGTCTGGGAATTGTGTAGGATCATGTATTTCTAATTCTTCACCATTTTTCAATTTCACCCTATACACAACATTAGGTGCAGTTAATATAATTGCTAAATCAAATTCTCTTTCAATTCTTTCTCTAACAACATCCATGTGTAACAATCCTAAAAATCCACATCTAAAACCAAATCCTAATGCAGGTGAATGTTCAGGCGTAAAGGTTAAAGCGGCATCA includes:
- a CDS encoding M23 family metallopeptidase — protein: MKTRLLFFIILLISLSVFSVKTFTYTIQSGDSLEKIANKFNLPLSVIIDYNPDYAYKKYIYAGEKLIIPEKAVFEYTVKSGDNLSYIAKTFFSDATLIAKYNNITNPNLLYIGQKLEIPYEYIGLSFNKNVDVSWPVWGEITSLYGWRIHPIYNEKRFHSGVDIALSEGLPILASVTGKVVEVKKDDGYGIYVKIKAGKHYYIYAHMSEALAVPGSIVKKGEVIGRVGSTGISTGPHVHFEVRTLADKSVDPMGLLPGYNYAHVEIEKNYMGGN
- a CDS encoding Rqc2 family fibronectin-binding protein, producing the protein MPIDGLFLNKSIREAKKFEGQKIRNIYQPVNDEVLLQLQNGFLLFVLKNPSYLISLDEKPNMPDTPQNFSMFLRKRIKNAKINKIEQLGLDRLGYIDLSVIDETFELKNFKLYFELMGRNSNILLVDEKNKILDALKKGITSNRSIMPGAEYFPFYNTEYINVLEHEKVDFDTIKQLMGFSKISKILFFDYLDKYDYFSFISEFLDNNNVYIFDYNGKKEILSFRPVNYEYETFNSPSKGLLNFFEINSINSRFTELKKKLEKTVIKEIEKYEKLYKKLKKEENELKDIPILEKQGRLLQAYLYQFKEKTDHIIVYDWETEENVQIKLNPLKTPNENLQIIFKKVQKLKSKSEHLKERLKITKEMIDYLYQLWQSIDLAEDIETLQEIKEEMINERLITEKSSKKKMKRKESNPYEFYYNGFKILVGKNNIQNDKITREADRDDIWLHAQGIPGAHVIIKSNKQEVPEDVLLFAASLAAKYSKGRYSSKVSIDYTQKKHVWKPKGAKPGMILYNNFKTLYVEPAK
- a CDS encoding N-acetylmuramoyl-L-alanine amidase family protein encodes the protein MKKHISILLFFLLIISLFSKEVYLQWKKVDNNYYIEKNGTVFLNVSSLERLDYNILGMSENMFIIKFDDTWSAVVFPKSKIAIINSSESIILSSNDFIYQNNTYYINVKTLANLANLEYIENSKGYYLNYKLAKLKTIDGFLMNDKLRVIMEFSTHPDKYEIYSLTSVPGYLIKIYGVEIPEVSFSKDFNNRFLSRIKAMQHSTKEIWVTIILGGEPKKYTEILENGRIIIDIEMTEDFTKPVVVLDPGHGAYDPGTLGFLGTKEKDVALKVALKTKELLKGKNINIYLTRDIDKFVELYDRAKISNDLHADLFISIHLNSYLENRSTRGSEIYYFSFSDDAYARKIARKENIDSEDVIESRVIEKKNSIPESKEIAEILKKHIKDNKIPFRSIKAAEFAVLAYTKCPAVLFELEFLSNPIVEMNFKSGVYIDLFAKIIADSILEYFGIK